A region of Brevundimonas sp. NIBR10 DNA encodes the following proteins:
- a CDS encoding type II toxin-antitoxin system HicB family antitoxin codes for MNQMTYKGYSAAVEFDADDELFFGHLAGINDIIGFHADTASELKAAFREAVDDYIETCAKIGKSPDKPYSGKVMFRVDPLVHARVAKAAELSGQSLNSWAEEALRRAADADMAKAVSV; via the coding sequence ATGAATCAGATGACTTATAAGGGATACTCCGCGGCCGTGGAGTTCGACGCTGATGACGAGCTTTTCTTCGGCCACCTTGCGGGGATCAACGATATCATCGGTTTTCACGCCGACACGGCGAGCGAACTGAAGGCGGCATTTCGGGAGGCCGTAGACGACTATATCGAGACCTGCGCCAAGATCGGGAAGTCGCCGGACAAACCCTATTCCGGCAAGGTGATGTTCCGGGTCGATCCCCTGGTTCATGCGCGTGTGGCCAAGGCGGCGGAACTGTCGGGTCAGAGTTTGAACAGCTGGGCCGAGGAGGCCCTGAGACGCGCTGCCGACGCCGACATGGCCAAGGCTGTCTCGGTCTGA
- a CDS encoding DUF2336 domain-containing protein: protein MSEAAAAPIEDAPTPALRARHALLKRLADVVSLPASRINAFERSVTGDLLVEMLRLAAPQERKRVAARLAPLSELPNSLARMLLRDEPEIAGLLIEQCASLTDADLVACARDASVEHRVLIANRRGLAEVVTDALIGFAEPRVVEAVMRNTTARLSQVGVEQIVDQSRQTPSYCAQLLRRAELRPSGAYVMFWWCGQEDRRTILQRFAVSREVMQEVVEDVFAMAAAEGWQDPVSRKALQFIERRQRNRAAVAKSPYDNLEQAVAVAAQSGLSRELASEISYLAGIKPLTGAKILGDPGGEPLAILCKATGMTRVDLQNLWRSMRRPEVGPDGQIHPAWERVAICFEMLAVDRAQTVLRYWNWSLSSALSPQLLKAIRDGDGEGLDEYSAPERAAMMALAENFGR, encoded by the coding sequence ATGTCCGAAGCCGCTGCCGCCCCGATCGAGGATGCGCCGACCCCGGCGCTGCGCGCGCGCCACGCGCTGCTCAAGCGGCTGGCCGACGTGGTGTCCCTGCCGGCCAGCCGGATCAACGCCTTCGAACGGTCGGTGACCGGCGACCTCCTGGTCGAGATGCTGCGTCTGGCCGCCCCCCAGGAGCGCAAGCGCGTCGCGGCCCGGCTGGCCCCCCTGTCGGAACTGCCCAACAGCCTGGCGCGGATGCTGCTACGGGATGAGCCGGAGATCGCCGGCCTGCTGATCGAGCAGTGCGCCTCCCTGACCGACGCCGACCTGGTGGCCTGTGCCCGGGACGCCTCGGTGGAGCACCGCGTCCTGATCGCCAATCGACGGGGTCTGGCCGAGGTGGTCACCGACGCCCTGATCGGCTTTGCCGAGCCCCGGGTCGTCGAGGCGGTGATGCGCAATACCACGGCCCGCCTGTCCCAGGTCGGGGTCGAGCAGATCGTCGACCAGAGCCGCCAGACGCCGAGCTATTGCGCCCAACTGCTGCGCCGCGCCGAGCTGCGGCCGTCGGGGGCCTATGTGATGTTCTGGTGGTGCGGACAGGAGGACCGCCGGACCATCCTGCAACGCTTCGCCGTGTCCCGCGAGGTCATGCAGGAGGTGGTCGAGGACGTCTTCGCCATGGCCGCCGCCGAGGGCTGGCAGGACCCTGTCTCGCGCAAGGCCTTGCAGTTCATCGAGCGCCGCCAGCGCAACCGCGCCGCCGTCGCCAAGAGCCCCTACGACAACCTGGAACAGGCGGTCGCCGTGGCGGCGCAATCGGGCCTGAGCCGCGAGCTGGCGTCGGAAATATCCTACCTGGCGGGGATCAAGCCGCTGACGGGGGCCAAGATCCTGGGCGACCCGGGCGGTGAGCCCCTGGCCATCCTGTGCAAGGCCACGGGCATGACCCGCGTCGATCTCCAGAACCTGTGGCGGTCCATGCGGCGGCCCGAGGTGGGTCCGGATGGCCAGATCCATCCGGCCTGGGAAAGGGTCGCGATCTGCTTCGAGATGCTGGCCGTCGATCGGGCCCAGACGGTGCTGCGTTACTGGAACTGGTCGCTGTCCTCGGCCCTGTCGCCCCAGTTGCTCAAGGCCATTCGCGACGGAGACGGCGAAGGCCTGGACGAATACTCGGCTCCCGAGCGGGCCGCCATGATGGCCCTGGCCGAGAACTTTGGACGCTGA
- a CDS encoding ABC-F family ATP-binding cassette domain-containing protein, with protein MAPRSSPRPPLVSLKDVRLQDGQRPLFDGVDLAIEPRTRSCLVGRNGAGKSTLMKVVMGLIEPDSGTRSIQGAVKFAYVPQEPLIAGETLLDYATSNDAEHWTAEAWLETFGMDPHKSTKGLSGGEIRRAALAKAFAEEPDLLLLDEPTNHMDILAIELLEKEIIAARCAALIVSHDRAFLNRVTQSCHWLDNRQVRTLNKGFDAFDEWATKTQEEEALAFQKLTKTIERETATFYSSITARRSRNEGRARSLDALRAERAEQARDRPRELYLGVDSGNTSGKLVADLKGVTKSFGDRVVIKPFTSRIIRGDRLAIVGPNGAGKTTLVKIMLGELAPTEGTVKLGASLETVYLDQSRDGLRSDMTLWDALTPGGGDSIIVRGISKHVAAYAKDFLFTEAQLRQPISTLSGGERNRLLLALALAKPANMLVLDEPTNDLDMDTLDKLEELLEQYDGTLILVSHDRDFVDRLATSTIGMNGRGDIVETPGGWTDFIRQNPDFLKQIAEGRSATPAAVAPALAPTPAKAAPVAKGKMSFKDTHRLKELDTLIHELPDTIKTHQTRLDDVNFYSRDPAGFASTMKALEAAQHRLAAAEEEWLELEAKREALAG; from the coding sequence ATGGCTCCCCGCTCCTCCCCCCGCCCTCCTCTCGTCTCGCTCAAGGACGTGCGTCTTCAGGACGGCCAGCGCCCCCTGTTCGACGGCGTTGACCTCGCGATTGAACCCCGCACCCGCTCCTGCCTCGTCGGCCGCAACGGGGCCGGCAAGTCCACCCTGATGAAGGTCGTGATGGGCCTGATCGAGCCGGACTCGGGCACTCGCTCGATCCAGGGTGCGGTCAAGTTCGCCTACGTCCCGCAGGAACCCCTCATCGCCGGCGAGACCCTGCTCGACTACGCCACCTCCAACGACGCCGAACACTGGACCGCCGAGGCCTGGCTCGAGACCTTTGGCATGGACCCGCACAAGTCCACCAAGGGCCTGTCCGGTGGCGAGATCCGCCGCGCCGCCCTGGCCAAGGCCTTCGCCGAGGAGCCCGACCTGCTGTTGCTGGACGAGCCGACCAACCACATGGACATCCTGGCGATCGAACTGCTGGAAAAGGAAATCATCGCCGCCCGCTGCGCCGCCCTGATCGTCTCCCACGACCGGGCCTTCCTGAACCGCGTGACCCAGTCCTGCCACTGGCTCGACAACCGCCAGGTCCGCACCCTGAACAAGGGCTTCGACGCCTTCGACGAATGGGCCACCAAGACCCAGGAAGAAGAGGCCCTCGCCTTCCAGAAGCTGACCAAGACGATCGAGCGCGAGACCGCGACCTTCTACTCCTCAATCACCGCCCGCCGCAGCCGCAACGAGGGCCGCGCTCGCAGCCTCGACGCCCTGCGCGCCGAACGCGCCGAACAGGCCAGGGACCGGCCCCGCGAACTCTATCTCGGCGTCGATTCCGGCAACACCTCGGGCAAGCTGGTCGCCGACCTCAAGGGCGTCACCAAATCCTTCGGCGACCGCGTCGTCATCAAGCCCTTCACCAGCCGCATCATCCGCGGCGACCGCCTCGCCATCGTCGGCCCCAACGGCGCGGGCAAGACCACCCTGGTCAAGATCATGCTCGGCGAACTGGCCCCGACCGAGGGCACGGTCAAACTGGGCGCCAGCCTGGAGACCGTCTATCTGGACCAGTCCCGCGACGGCCTGCGCTCTGACATGACCCTGTGGGACGCCCTGACGCCGGGCGGCGGCGACTCGATCATCGTGCGCGGCATCTCCAAGCACGTCGCCGCCTACGCCAAGGACTTCCTCTTCACCGAGGCCCAGCTGCGCCAGCCGATCTCGACCCTGTCGGGCGGCGAGCGCAACCGCCTGCTGCTGGCGCTGGCGCTCGCCAAACCCGCCAACATGCTGGTCCTCGACGAACCGACCAACGACCTCGACATGGACACCCTCGACAAGCTCGAGGAACTGCTGGAGCAGTACGACGGCACCCTGATCCTGGTCAGCCACGACCGCGACTTCGTCGACCGTCTCGCCACCTCGACCATCGGCATGAACGGCCGCGGCGACATCGTCGAAACCCCCGGTGGCTGGACCGACTTCATCCGCCAGAACCCGGACTTCCTCAAACAGATCGCGGAGGGCCGCTCTGCGACGCCCGCCGCCGTCGCCCCGGCGCTGGCGCCGACTCCGGCGAAGGCCGCCCCGGTCGCCAAGGGCAAGATGTCCTTCAAGGACACCCACCGCCTCAAGGAGCTCGACACCCTGATCCATGAGCTCCCCGACACCATCAAGACCCACCAGACCCGCCTCGACGACGTCAACTTCTACAGCCGCGACCCTGCCGGCTTCGCCTCCACCATGAAGGCCCTCGAAGCCGCCCAGCACAGGCTCGCTGCGGCCGAGGAGGAATGGCTGGAGCTGGAGGCGAAACGCGAGGCCTTGGCGGGATAG
- a CDS encoding MucR family transcriptional regulator has protein sequence MDEKTGLLEMTADIVSAYVGNNSVSANDLPSLISNIHAALSQVSTGVVEVEPEIKEPAVPVRKSISPDFLICLEDGRKFKSLKRHLRTKYDMSPEDYRAKWNLAKDYPMVAPNYAKARSELAKQMGLGQGGRKPARTTTRAKK, from the coding sequence ATGGACGAGAAGACCGGTCTTCTGGAGATGACGGCGGACATCGTGTCGGCCTATGTCGGCAACAACAGTGTCTCGGCCAACGACCTGCCGTCGCTGATCTCGAACATCCATGCCGCCCTGTCGCAGGTCTCGACCGGCGTTGTCGAGGTCGAGCCTGAAATCAAGGAGCCGGCTGTGCCGGTGCGCAAGTCGATCAGCCCCGACTTCCTGATCTGCCTGGAGGACGGCCGCAAGTTCAAGTCGCTGAAGCGTCACCTGCGCACCAAGTACGACATGAGCCCCGAAGACTATCGGGCCAAGTGGAACCTGGCCAAGGACTATCCGATGGTCGCCCCCAACTATGCCAAGGCCCGTTCGGAACTGGCCAAGCAGATGGGCTTGGGCCAGGGCGGCCGCAAACCCGCCCGCACCACGACCCGCGCCAAGAAGTAG
- a CDS encoding YcgN family cysteine cluster protein produces MTSRTVAADKPFWQTKRLEQMTREEWESLCDGCGLCCLIRFEDEDTGTVFATKVHCRLFDSNACTCTDYANRKDHVPDCIKLTPWNIEELKWMPKSCAYRRIDEGRGLANWHPLVSGDPESVHAAGVSVRGQTISELDLENPEDAVAYEAPEWDVERG; encoded by the coding sequence CTGACGTCCCGGACGGTCGCGGCCGACAAGCCCTTCTGGCAGACCAAGCGTCTGGAGCAGATGACCCGCGAGGAGTGGGAGAGCCTGTGCGACGGGTGTGGGCTGTGCTGTTTGATCCGGTTCGAGGACGAGGATACGGGCACGGTGTTCGCCACCAAGGTGCATTGCCGGCTGTTCGACAGCAACGCCTGCACCTGTACCGACTATGCGAACCGCAAGGACCATGTGCCGGACTGCATCAAGCTGACGCCGTGGAATATCGAAGAGCTGAAGTGGATGCCCAAGTCGTGTGCCTATCGCCGGATCGACGAGGGGCGGGGGCTGGCGAACTGGCATCCGCTGGTGTCGGGCGATCCCGAGAGCGTTCACGCGGCGGGGGTGTCGGTGCGCGGCCAGACGATTTCAGAGCTGGACCTGGAAAATCCCGAAGACGCGGTGGCCTATGAAGCCCCCGAATGGGACGTCGAGCGCGGCTGA
- a CDS encoding terminase family protein: MQALLSRTPRLHDHQIANADPWRTWLLLGGRGSGKTYAGAYWLNDLARSKGLNLALVGPAFHDVREVMIEGPSGLIALADPENTPHWEASRKRLVWPSETVAYAFSAEDPDGLRGPQFHAAWADEVCAWRRPERVLANLRMGLRLGDDPRLMVTTTPRPTPMLRKLMAEPGVWLDRGPTAENSENLSPGFLAHLNDLYGGTSLAAQELEGLVVETDGALFTAADLARARGNRPAQMERIVVGVDPPITTHGDACGIVVVGRAGRRAYVLADRSRRGLSPNGWAKAVVEAAGMFGAHSIVAESNQGGEMVRTILSQAGCERRLKSCGHCGPIG; encoded by the coding sequence ATGCAGGCGCTGCTTTCGCGGACGCCGCGCCTGCATGACCACCAGATCGCGAATGCGGACCCGTGGCGAACCTGGCTGCTGCTCGGAGGACGTGGGTCCGGAAAGACCTATGCCGGAGCCTATTGGCTGAATGATCTGGCGCGCTCCAAGGGCCTGAACCTGGCCCTGGTCGGACCCGCGTTTCACGACGTCCGAGAAGTGATGATCGAGGGGCCGTCAGGGCTGATCGCACTGGCTGATCCGGAGAACACGCCGCACTGGGAGGCCAGCCGCAAACGGCTGGTCTGGCCCAGCGAGACGGTGGCCTATGCCTTCTCGGCCGAAGATCCGGACGGTCTGAGGGGGCCGCAGTTTCACGCCGCCTGGGCCGATGAGGTCTGTGCGTGGCGCAGGCCAGAGCGTGTGCTGGCCAATCTGAGGATGGGGCTGCGGCTGGGGGATGATCCCCGGCTGATGGTGACCACAACACCCAGGCCGACGCCGATGTTGAGAAAACTGATGGCCGAGCCGGGGGTCTGGCTGGACCGGGGCCCGACGGCCGAGAATTCAGAGAATCTCTCGCCGGGGTTTCTGGCGCATCTGAACGATCTGTATGGCGGCACAAGCCTGGCGGCGCAGGAGCTGGAAGGGCTGGTGGTCGAGACCGACGGGGCGCTGTTCACCGCGGCCGATCTGGCGCGGGCGCGCGGGAACCGGCCGGCCCAGATGGAGCGGATCGTGGTGGGGGTGGACCCGCCGATCACAACGCACGGCGATGCCTGTGGCATCGTGGTCGTGGGGCGGGCCGGACGCAGGGCCTATGTGCTGGCCGACCGGTCGCGGCGGGGGTTGTCGCCGAACGGCTGGGCAAAGGCGGTGGTCGAGGCGGCCGGAATGTTCGGCGCGCATTCCATCGTCGCCGAGTCCAACCAGGGCGGGGAGATGGTGCGGACCATCCTGTCACAGGCCGGGTGCGAGAGGCGCCTGAAGAGCTGTGGTCATTGCGGCCCGATCGGGTGA
- a CDS encoding DnaJ C-terminal domain-containing protein: MAGDPYKELGVSRGASADEIKKAFRKLAKELHPDTNPGDKAKLERFQRVTGAFDVLGDKEKRAKYDSGQIDADGREQYAGPTGGRGSPFGAGGTGGFAGGFGGGPRHEGGPGGRASFDNIDLEELFGRFGGGAGAGGGGGRAAFGRGQDVRASLEISLEDSIAGATRRIQFSDGRTLDVTIPKGATDGQTIRLRGQGTPGRTEPGDALIELKIAAHPVFRVDGADLTMDLPVSVPDAVLGGKVQAQTPEGVVSVTIPAGSNSGQTLRLKGRGAMVGGRRGDLKARIVVMLPDTPDEALKAFAQEWRDKRPYKPGR; this comes from the coding sequence GTGGCGGGCGATCCCTATAAGGAACTTGGCGTTTCCAGGGGCGCGAGCGCGGACGAGATCAAGAAGGCGTTCCGAAAGCTGGCCAAGGAACTGCATCCCGACACCAATCCCGGCGACAAGGCCAAGCTGGAGCGGTTCCAGCGGGTGACCGGCGCGTTCGACGTGCTGGGCGACAAGGAAAAGCGCGCCAAATACGATTCGGGCCAGATCGACGCCGATGGGCGTGAGCAGTACGCAGGCCCGACCGGCGGACGCGGCAGTCCGTTCGGGGCAGGCGGCACGGGCGGTTTCGCGGGCGGCTTTGGCGGTGGGCCTCGTCACGAGGGCGGTCCCGGCGGACGGGCCAGTTTCGACAACATCGACCTGGAAGAACTGTTCGGTCGGTTCGGCGGCGGTGCAGGGGCCGGCGGCGGTGGAGGGCGTGCGGCATTCGGGCGCGGCCAGGATGTACGGGCCTCGCTCGAGATCAGCCTGGAGGACTCGATCGCCGGGGCGACACGCCGGATCCAGTTTTCGGACGGCCGGACACTGGATGTCACCATCCCCAAGGGCGCGACGGATGGTCAGACGATCCGTCTGCGGGGGCAGGGAACGCCGGGACGGACCGAGCCGGGCGACGCTCTGATCGAGTTGAAGATCGCAGCCCATCCCGTGTTCAGGGTGGACGGTGCCGATCTGACCATGGATTTGCCGGTGTCGGTGCCGGACGCGGTGCTGGGCGGCAAGGTGCAGGCTCAGACTCCGGAGGGCGTGGTGTCGGTGACGATCCCCGCGGGGTCCAACTCGGGCCAGACACTGAGGCTGAAGGGGCGCGGTGCCATGGTCGGCGGGCGCCGAGGCGACCTGAAGGCACGGATCGTGGTGATGCTGCCTGATACGCCCGATGAGGCGCTGAAGGCCTTTGCCCAGGAGTGGCGCGACAAGCGCCCCTACAAGCCGGGACGCTGA
- a CDS encoding type II toxin-antitoxin system HicA family toxin: MNSKQAKTLRAVFADPVSRTIEWAAIESLLVAVGSRTIEGKGSAVKFELDDLVVRFHRPHPGKEAKPYQVKDARLFLTKIGVTP; encoded by the coding sequence ATGAACAGCAAGCAAGCGAAGACATTGAGGGCGGTGTTCGCAGATCCGGTCTCCCGGACGATCGAATGGGCGGCGATCGAGAGCCTGCTGGTCGCGGTCGGATCCAGAACGATCGAAGGCAAGGGATCGGCGGTCAAGTTCGAGCTTGATGATCTGGTGGTTCGTTTCCACCGTCCTCACCCCGGCAAGGAAGCCAAACCCTATCAGGTGAAGGACGCCCGTCTGTTTCTCACGAAAATTGGAGTAACGCCATGA
- a CDS encoding ABC transporter substrate-binding protein, protein MSRDQNRPLIASRRLILAGGVATTVAGLASCFRSEAPVDDQGRVRIRFATDWRAQAEHGGFYQALASGAYERRGLNVQIVQGGPGVNVPQLLAAGAVELGMGSNSFIPFNLVAEDAPVKAVAAFFQKDPQVLIAHPDPALETIADLAGRPFLLADASITAFWVWLKAKYGFTDDQVRKYTFNPAPFLADERAVQQGYLTSEPFTIEEVGGFEPRVFLLADEGYPSYAAMVLSPDGFARDNAKALRSFIAASAEGWRDYMNGDPAAANALIKRDNPDMTDKSLDQARQALNENSIVAGGDAALYGLGTMTAERWQAFFDTTSGAGVYPAGLNWRDAFTDNYLPGRG, encoded by the coding sequence ATGTCGCGAGACCAGAATCGCCCTCTCATCGCCAGCCGTCGCCTGATCCTGGCGGGGGGCGTCGCGACGACCGTGGCGGGCCTCGCCTCCTGCTTCCGTTCGGAGGCACCCGTCGATGACCAGGGCCGGGTCCGCATCCGCTTCGCCACCGACTGGCGCGCCCAGGCCGAGCATGGCGGCTTCTATCAGGCCCTGGCCTCCGGGGCCTATGAGCGACGCGGCCTGAACGTCCAGATCGTTCAGGGCGGGCCAGGCGTGAACGTACCCCAGCTGCTGGCCGCCGGTGCCGTCGAGCTGGGCATGGGCTCGAACAGCTTCATCCCCTTTAACCTGGTCGCCGAGGACGCCCCGGTGAAGGCCGTCGCCGCCTTCTTCCAGAAGGACCCCCAGGTCCTGATCGCCCATCCCGATCCGGCGCTGGAGACCATCGCCGACCTGGCCGGCCGGCCCTTCCTGCTCGCCGACGCCTCGATCACGGCTTTCTGGGTCTGGCTGAAGGCCAAATATGGTTTCACCGACGATCAGGTCCGCAAATACACCTTCAACCCGGCCCCCTTCCTCGCCGACGAGCGGGCCGTCCAGCAGGGCTATCTGACCTCCGAGCCCTTCACGATCGAAGAGGTCGGCGGCTTCGAGCCCAGGGTCTTCCTGCTGGCCGACGAAGGCTATCCCTCCTATGCCGCCATGGTCCTGTCGCCCGACGGCTTCGCGCGCGACAACGCCAAGGCCCTGCGCAGCTTCATCGCCGCCTCGGCCGAGGGCTGGCGCGACTATATGAACGGCGACCCGGCCGCCGCCAACGCCCTGATCAAGCGCGACAATCCCGACATGACCGACAAGAGCCTGGACCAGGCCCGTCAGGCCCTGAACGAGAACTCCATCGTCGCGGGCGGCGACGCGGCCCTCTATGGCCTGGGCACTATGACCGCCGAACGCTGGCAGGCCTTCTTCGACACCACGTCCGGTGCCGGCGTCTATCCGGCCGGCCTGAACTGGCGCGACGCCTTCACCGACAACTATCTGCCGGGCCGTGGCTGA
- a CDS encoding ABC transporter permease subunit yields MTRLWRALPPLLLIASLLAVWEASCRLLAVPTYFLPPPSAVAVALVERAPVLAGSALQTFWMAIHALIVATVLGGGLAIGVSLSDAAERAVRPLAIALQVTPIVAIAPLVLIWAGLDNAEQAVVALAAAVAFFPVFSGVLTGLKSADPDLERLFDLYRANRVQRLLRLRLPTALPFALEGLRVAAGLAVIGAVVAEFVSGSGAAQGLAWRLLEAGNRLRTAELLAALVWLAALGLVLNAAVAAISGWVVRRQSGR; encoded by the coding sequence ATGACCCGCCTCTGGCGCGCCCTGCCCCCGCTGCTCCTGATCGCTAGCCTGCTGGCGGTCTGGGAGGCGTCCTGCCGCCTGCTGGCCGTCCCGACCTATTTCCTGCCGCCCCCCAGCGCCGTCGCCGTCGCCCTGGTCGAGCGGGCTCCGGTCCTGGCCGGTTCGGCGCTCCAGACCTTCTGGATGGCGATCCATGCCCTGATCGTCGCCACCGTCCTGGGTGGAGGCCTGGCCATCGGAGTCTCCCTGTCGGACGCCGCCGAGCGCGCCGTCCGGCCCCTGGCCATCGCGCTTCAGGTCACCCCCATCGTCGCCATCGCCCCCTTGGTCCTGATCTGGGCGGGGCTGGACAATGCCGAGCAGGCGGTCGTGGCCCTCGCCGCCGCCGTCGCCTTCTTCCCGGTCTTCTCCGGCGTCCTGACCGGGCTGAAGTCGGCAGATCCGGACCTGGAGCGGCTGTTCGACCTGTACCGCGCCAATCGCGTCCAGCGGCTGCTCCGGCTGCGCCTGCCCACCGCCCTGCCCTTCGCGCTGGAGGGTCTTCGGGTCGCGGCGGGTCTGGCCGTCATCGGGGCCGTGGTCGCCGAGTTTGTCTCCGGCTCCGGGGCCGCCCAGGGCCTGGCCTGGCGACTTCTGGAGGCCGGCAACCGCCTGCGTACCGCCGAGCTTCTGGCCGCCCTGGTCTGGCTGGCGGCCCTGGGGCTTGTGCTCAACGCCGCCGTCGCCGCGATCAGCGGCTGGGTCGTGCGTCGCCAGTCGGGGCGTTAG
- a CDS encoding DUF2336 domain-containing protein — protein sequence MTDVAPEAAVAGSRLPALIALAQEPSSESRRALLRELTDHFFGSTARTTNEDALYGSVLSDLAADMEVAVRRELSARFAVRSDAPRALIRRLANDEADIAGEVLRVSTVLTEEDLLGVVRAKGQDHLRAVSGRADVSEALSDVIVQRGDDETLGTLLRNDGARLSRSATEAAVERAKANPDLHAATVERSSLPPDLLNEMYFVVEARLRQHILEQNAAMDPVLLENALAAGRTRIATDDGALPADYAAAHDYVDELRAAGQLSPTMLARFLRSGSRTPFLIALAQLADVDFHTARQIVERGEIDALAVICKAADLDRALFLTFTVVILNKDADAMGKAHGYGRLYADLTRDQALRTVRFWRMRRGVQAA from the coding sequence ATGACCGACGTCGCACCCGAGGCCGCCGTCGCCGGGTCCCGCCTGCCGGCCCTGATCGCCCTGGCCCAGGAACCGTCCAGCGAAAGCCGCCGGGCCCTGCTGCGCGAACTGACCGACCATTTCTTCGGCTCAACGGCCCGCACGACCAATGAGGACGCCCTCTACGGCTCGGTCCTGTCCGACCTGGCCGCCGACATGGAGGTCGCCGTCCGGCGCGAGCTGTCGGCCCGTTTCGCCGTCCGTTCCGACGCCCCCCGCGCCCTGATCCGCCGCCTGGCCAATGACGAGGCCGATATCGCGGGCGAGGTGCTTCGCGTCTCCACCGTCCTGACCGAGGAAGACCTGCTGGGCGTCGTCCGCGCCAAGGGACAGGACCACCTGCGCGCCGTCTCCGGCCGGGCCGATGTCTCCGAGGCCCTATCCGACGTCATCGTCCAGCGCGGCGACGACGAGACCCTGGGCACCCTGCTGCGCAACGACGGCGCCCGCCTGTCGCGCTCGGCGACGGAAGCGGCGGTCGAGCGGGCCAAGGCCAATCCCGACCTTCACGCCGCCACCGTCGAACGCTCCAGCCTTCCGCCCGACCTGCTCAACGAGATGTATTTCGTGGTCGAGGCCCGCCTGCGTCAGCACATCCTCGAACAGAACGCCGCCATGGACCCGGTGCTGCTCGAGAACGCCCTGGCCGCCGGACGGACCCGCATCGCCACAGATGACGGGGCCCTGCCCGCCGACTATGCCGCCGCCCACGACTATGTCGACGAACTGCGCGCCGCCGGTCAGCTGTCACCGACCATGCTGGCCCGGTTCCTGCGCTCCGGCTCGCGCACGCCTTTCCTGATCGCCCTGGCCCAGCTGGCGGACGTCGATTTCCATACCGCCCGCCAGATCGTCGAGCGGGGCGAGATCGACGCCCTGGCCGTCATCTGCAAGGCCGCCGACCTGGACCGCGCCCTGTTCCTGACCTTCACCGTGGTCATCCTGAACAAGGACGCCGACGCCATGGGCAAGGCCCACGGCTATGGCCGCCTCTACGCCGACCTGACCCGCGACCAGGCCCTGCGCACGGTCCGCTTCTGGCGCATGCGGCGGGGCGTTCAGGCGGCCTGA
- a CDS encoding ABC transporter ATP-binding protein, with protein MAETSVGPIARLSQAVVRYARGPSIGPVDLTLHPGEIVALVGASGAGKSTTLRLLAGLEQASSGQVALDAAPGRTAFVFQSPTLMPWADAVTNVALPLELTGIARPEAHRRAAEALAAVGLGDRLTARPAQLSGGMAMRVSLARALVTEPELLLLDEPFAALDSITRRGLIEDLHRLWEARLATAPMAIVFVTHDVDEAVYLASRVVVLSATDGRTVQSLDIPGPLPRPADWRLEPAYRQAAETVARALSDAMPNLAPAVPA; from the coding sequence GTGGCTGAGACCTCGGTCGGCCCCATCGCCCGGCTGAGCCAGGCCGTCGTCCGCTATGCGCGCGGCCCCTCGATCGGCCCTGTCGACCTGACCCTCCATCCCGGAGAGATCGTGGCTTTGGTCGGCGCCTCCGGGGCCGGCAAGTCCACCACCCTGCGTCTGCTGGCCGGGCTGGAACAGGCGTCGTCGGGGCAGGTCGCCCTCGACGCCGCCCCGGGCCGAACCGCCTTCGTCTTCCAGAGCCCGACCCTGATGCCCTGGGCCGACGCCGTGACCAATGTCGCCCTGCCGCTGGAACTTACCGGCATCGCCCGCCCCGAGGCCCACCGTCGGGCCGCCGAGGCCCTCGCCGCCGTGGGCCTCGGCGACCGCCTGACCGCCCGCCCGGCCCAGCTCTCGGGCGGCATGGCCATGCGCGTCTCGCTGGCCCGCGCCCTGGTCACCGAGCCCGAACTCCTGCTGCTGGACGAGCCCTTCGCCGCGCTCGACTCCATCACCCGCCGCGGCCTGATCGAGGACCTGCACCGGCTGTGGGAGGCCCGTCTCGCCACCGCCCCCATGGCCATCGTCTTCGTCACCCATGACGTGGACGAGGCCGTCTATCTGGCCTCACGCGTTGTGGTCCTCAGCGCCACCGACGGCCGCACGGTTCAGAGCCTCGACATCCCCGGCCCCCTGCCCCGGCCGGCCGACTGGCGGCTCGAACCCGCCTACCGACAGGCGGCGGAGACCGTCGCCCGCGCCCTGTCCGACGCCATGCCGAACCTGGCCCCGGCGGTCCCCGCATGA